Proteins encoded within one genomic window of Cryptosporangium aurantiacum:
- a CDS encoding HD domain-containing protein, which produces MRLPACDFGLEHAEELARTLLPPPAERWFHTAGVAESALQLASTVPPEDRELLVAAAWLHDVGYAGELHDTGFHPLDGARYLDRMGWPLRLTSLVAHHSGARFVAETRGLAAEMARYPVEISPVSDALTYADQTVGPHGRSFTVEQRMAEMLGRHGPSSPQARAHRARAPYLLGVAGRVRARHVTTFVPRQRRAQGAQ; this is translated from the coding sequence ATGAGGTTACCGGCCTGCGACTTCGGGCTCGAACACGCCGAAGAGCTCGCGCGGACGCTGCTCCCGCCCCCCGCGGAGCGCTGGTTCCACACCGCAGGCGTCGCCGAAAGCGCACTTCAGCTGGCCTCCACCGTGCCGCCCGAGGACCGGGAGCTGCTCGTCGCCGCCGCCTGGTTACACGACGTCGGATACGCCGGGGAGCTGCACGACACCGGGTTCCACCCGCTCGACGGTGCGCGCTACCTCGACCGGATGGGCTGGCCGCTCCGGCTGACCAGCCTCGTCGCCCACCACTCCGGCGCCCGGTTCGTCGCGGAGACCCGCGGCCTGGCGGCGGAGATGGCCCGGTACCCGGTGGAGATCTCCCCGGTGTCGGACGCGCTGACCTACGCCGACCAGACGGTGGGACCGCACGGACGGTCGTTCACCGTCGAGCAGCGGATGGCCGAGATGCTCGGCCGGCACGGCCCGTCCTCGCCGCAGGCCCGCGCGCACCGGGCCCGCGCCCCCTATCTGCTCGGCGTCGCCGGCCGGGTCCGGGCCCGGCACGTCACGACGTTCGTGCCGCGGCAGCGCCGGGCCCAGGGGGCTCAGTAG
- a CDS encoding pyridoxamine 5'-phosphate oxidase family protein translates to MDSLRSAPHRTLAALDRDECLELLASVPVGQVVFSFRALPEILPVNFRVDGESVVMRVASGSALARVADGTVLAFHADRVDESERSGWSVTVVGRVSEVTDEAEQDRIRALPLESWMSDARDHFLRIDAERVTGRRLE, encoded by the coding sequence ATGGATTCCCTCCGATCCGCACCGCACCGGACGCTCGCCGCACTCGACCGCGACGAGTGCCTGGAGTTGCTGGCGAGCGTGCCGGTCGGTCAGGTGGTCTTCAGCTTCCGGGCGCTGCCGGAGATCCTGCCGGTGAACTTCCGGGTGGACGGCGAGAGCGTCGTGATGCGGGTGGCGAGCGGATCGGCGCTGGCCCGGGTCGCCGACGGCACCGTGCTCGCGTTCCACGCCGACCGGGTCGACGAGTCCGAGCGCAGCGGGTGGAGCGTCACGGTCGTGGGCCGGGTCTCCGAGGTCACCGACGAGGCCGAGCAGGACCGGATCCGGGCGCTGCCGCTGGAGTCGTGGATGAGCGACGCCCGCGACCACTTCCTGCGCATCGACGCCGAGCGGGTCACCGGGCGGCGTCTGGAGTGA
- a CDS encoding M56 family metallopeptidase, protein MNCWLLAAVLPWGVGAVVGLAGPRLARRVHPASATWCLTLAALGVAAATAIGAAAAAVALVRPALWDAPLPAEFGLHTPGRVATVLLFALPLLAALAAVIPVGWSAVNDLLAAKASWRRARPVDGVLIVDDPDPEAYAVPGRRGLVVMHTGLLAVLAPVEQEVVLAHERSHLERRHYVHVLLVRVASWLNPLLRPLTASIAEQVERWADEDAAQVVGDRTVAARAIAKAALARSAVRSGRRPVARRAPEPVLRATAGDATARATALMSPPLPAGRPLLVVVAVLALALPIHSGWGAHAVEDLYQKACERISQTVNGGVAHDDAPER, encoded by the coding sequence GTGAACTGCTGGCTGCTGGCGGCCGTCCTGCCCTGGGGAGTCGGGGCGGTGGTCGGCCTGGCCGGGCCTCGCCTCGCACGGCGCGTCCACCCGGCGTCGGCCACCTGGTGCCTGACGCTCGCCGCGCTCGGGGTGGCGGCCGCGACCGCGATCGGGGCCGCAGCCGCCGCGGTGGCCCTGGTCCGGCCGGCGCTGTGGGACGCGCCGCTCCCGGCCGAGTTCGGGCTCCACACGCCGGGGCGGGTGGCCACCGTCCTGCTCTTCGCGCTCCCGCTGCTGGCCGCGCTGGCGGCGGTGATCCCGGTCGGCTGGTCGGCGGTGAACGACCTGCTGGCCGCCAAGGCGAGCTGGCGGCGGGCCCGCCCGGTCGACGGCGTCCTGATCGTCGACGACCCGGACCCGGAGGCCTACGCCGTGCCGGGCCGCCGTGGGCTGGTCGTGATGCACACCGGGCTGCTCGCGGTGCTGGCACCGGTGGAGCAGGAGGTCGTGCTCGCGCACGAGCGGTCCCACCTGGAGCGGCGGCACTACGTACACGTGTTGCTCGTCCGGGTGGCGAGCTGGTTGAACCCGTTGCTGCGTCCGCTCACCGCGTCGATCGCCGAGCAGGTGGAACGCTGGGCCGACGAGGACGCCGCCCAGGTGGTCGGCGACCGGACGGTTGCGGCCCGCGCGATCGCGAAGGCCGCGTTGGCCCGCTCCGCGGTCCGGTCCGGACGTCGTCCGGTGGCCCGGCGCGCGCCCGAACCCGTGCTCCGTGCAACAGCGGGGGACGCCACGGCGCGCGCCACCGCACTGATGTCACCACCGCTGCCCGCCGGACGTCCGCTCCTGGTCGTGGTGGCCGTGCTCGCGCTCGCGCTGCCGATCCATTCGGGCTGGGGCGCGCACGCGGTCGAGGACCTCTACCAGAAGGCGTGCGAACGAATCTCGCAGACCGTCAACGGCGGCGTCGCCCACGACGACGCCCCGGAGCGCTGA
- a CDS encoding BlaI/MecI/CopY family transcriptional regulator — MEEQRGHGRRSSGSLERAVLDVLANASAPLTVPEVRDALSVDLAYTTVQTTLVRLHAKGVLARERHGRSFAYRPVETPEAIQVGTAARRMRKILDSGGDRRGVLARFVADLSPQDEALLADLLAATEPDNTGPDGGGER; from the coding sequence GTGGAGGAGCAGCGCGGCCACGGCCGTCGGTCGAGCGGATCGCTGGAGCGGGCCGTGCTCGACGTGCTGGCCAACGCGTCGGCGCCGCTCACCGTCCCGGAGGTCCGGGACGCGCTCTCCGTGGACCTGGCCTACACCACGGTCCAGACCACGCTGGTCCGGCTGCACGCCAAGGGCGTGTTAGCGCGGGAGCGGCACGGCCGGTCGTTCGCGTACCGGCCGGTGGAGACCCCCGAGGCGATCCAGGTGGGCACCGCGGCTCGCCGGATGCGGAAGATCCTCGACTCCGGTGGCGACCGGCGGGGCGTGCTCGCGCGTTTTGTCGCCGACCTGAGCCCGCAGGACGAAGCCCTTCTCGCGGACCTGCTGGCCGCGACCGAGCCCGACAACACGGGGCCCGACGGAGGTGGCGAACGGTGA
- a CDS encoding DUF2231 domain-containing protein yields the protein MGPTEINGLPAHVLLVHVVVVLIPITALLLLASAIWPAARHRIGVVLPIVALISLISVPITAEAGQWLAGQLNGGGPLVARHAHLADQLLPWTMGLFAVSAAVWAVHRFLPAARSGTSKTALTIGLAVLSLVVAVGSVVAVYRVGDSGAKAAWDGVISAQ from the coding sequence ATGGGACCGACCGAGATCAACGGGCTGCCGGCCCACGTTCTGCTCGTCCACGTCGTCGTCGTGCTGATCCCGATCACCGCACTGCTGCTGCTCGCGAGCGCGATCTGGCCCGCCGCGCGCCACCGCATCGGCGTCGTGCTCCCGATCGTCGCGCTGATCTCGCTGATCAGCGTCCCGATCACGGCTGAGGCCGGGCAGTGGCTCGCCGGACAGTTGAACGGCGGCGGTCCGCTGGTCGCGAGGCACGCGCACCTCGCCGACCAGCTGCTGCCGTGGACGATGGGCCTGTTCGCGGTCTCGGCCGCGGTCTGGGCCGTGCACCGGTTCCTGCCCGCCGCTCGGTCCGGCACCAGCAAGACCGCGCTGACGATCGGGCTCGCCGTGCTTTCGCTGGTCGTCGCGGTCGGGTCGGTGGTCGCCGTCTACCGGGTCGGCGACTCCGGCGCGAAGGCCGCCTGGGACGGTGTGATCAGCGCACAATAG
- a CDS encoding GAF domain-containing protein, whose protein sequence is MADPLEGAIPSLGRLRLDTLLRELIHRAEDLLDTQSRLHRLLDAVVSIASDLSLPDTLRRIVELSAELADARYAALGVIGPEQLLVEFITVGVDTETRLTIGDPPHGKGILGLLINDPKPIRLHDLSKHPQSYGFPPNHPPMTSFLGVPIRVRGTVFGNLYLTEKRGGGDFSEEDEDVVVALAAAAAIAIENARLFEDTHRREQWLTASSDVTAQLLRGADFAETAALIVAKATEIAHADGAFLLLRDDATGGDPDTFVVRAGDPVFTGRRYRLREATAAALDTERVPYPFDAGSEPLSPAEDPSPFGGPGVLVPLVASGRMLGLVAVVRGVGGNPFGDADVRMVQSFAGHAALAVEFGRATADRQRLAVFEDRDRIARDLHDLIIQRLFAVGLGLQGVTAMVGRPDVADKLSAFVDDLDETIRDVRKTIFSLQEPTDRPSGLRGEILRVVTAAAETLGYEPRLRLDGPIDSAVPDAVRPDLLAVLGEALTNVARHARADSAEVLVAVDPGARQVTLVVTDDGIGPSPGDTPGHGTVNMVARARRLGGSCALESAPDHGARLTWSVPFESTKAT, encoded by the coding sequence GTGGCCGATCCCCTCGAAGGAGCGATCCCCTCGCTCGGGCGGCTGCGGCTGGACACCCTGCTCCGCGAGCTGATCCACCGCGCCGAAGACCTGCTCGACACCCAGTCCCGGCTGCACCGCCTGCTGGACGCGGTGGTCTCGATCGCCAGCGATCTGAGCCTGCCCGACACGCTCCGCCGGATCGTCGAGCTCTCCGCGGAACTCGCCGACGCCCGCTACGCCGCGCTCGGCGTCATCGGGCCGGAGCAGTTGCTGGTGGAGTTCATCACGGTCGGCGTCGACACCGAGACCCGGCTGACGATCGGCGACCCACCGCACGGCAAGGGCATCCTCGGCCTGCTGATCAACGACCCGAAGCCGATCCGCCTGCACGACCTGAGCAAGCACCCGCAGTCCTACGGCTTCCCGCCGAACCACCCGCCGATGACGTCGTTCCTCGGCGTCCCGATCCGGGTGCGCGGCACCGTGTTCGGCAACCTCTACCTCACCGAGAAGCGCGGCGGCGGCGACTTCAGCGAGGAGGACGAGGATGTCGTCGTCGCGCTGGCCGCCGCGGCGGCGATCGCGATCGAGAACGCGCGCCTGTTCGAGGACACCCACCGCCGCGAGCAGTGGCTCACCGCCTCCAGCGACGTGACCGCGCAGCTGCTCCGCGGCGCCGACTTCGCCGAGACCGCGGCGCTGATCGTGGCGAAGGCGACCGAGATCGCGCACGCCGACGGCGCGTTCCTGCTGCTGCGCGACGACGCCACCGGCGGCGACCCGGACACGTTCGTGGTCCGGGCCGGCGACCCGGTGTTCACCGGCCGCCGCTACCGGCTGCGCGAGGCGACCGCGGCCGCACTCGACACCGAACGCGTGCCGTACCCGTTCGACGCGGGCAGCGAGCCGCTGTCACCCGCCGAGGACCCGAGCCCGTTCGGCGGCCCCGGTGTCCTCGTCCCGCTGGTGGCCAGCGGCCGGATGCTCGGGCTGGTCGCGGTCGTGCGCGGCGTCGGCGGCAACCCGTTCGGCGACGCCGACGTGCGGATGGTGCAGTCGTTCGCCGGGCACGCCGCGCTGGCGGTCGAGTTCGGCCGGGCCACCGCCGACCGGCAGCGGCTCGCGGTCTTCGAGGACCGCGACCGGATCGCGCGAGACCTCCACGACCTGATCATCCAGCGTCTGTTCGCGGTCGGGCTCGGCCTTCAAGGCGTGACCGCGATGGTCGGACGCCCGGACGTCGCGGACAAGCTGAGCGCGTTCGTCGACGACCTGGACGAGACGATCCGGGACGTCCGCAAGACGATCTTCTCGCTGCAGGAGCCCACCGATCGGCCGAGCGGGCTGCGTGGCGAGATCCTCCGCGTCGTGACCGCCGCCGCCGAGACGCTCGGTTACGAACCGCGCCTTCGCCTCGACGGTCCGATCGACTCCGCGGTCCCGGACGCCGTCCGCCCCGACCTGCTCGCGGTGCTCGGCGAAGCGCTGACCAACGTGGCCAGGCACGCCCGGGCGGACAGTGCCGAGGTGCTGGTCGCGGTGGATCCCGGGGCCCGGCAGGTGACGCTGGTGGTCACCGACGACGGGATCGGTCCGAGCCCCGGCGACACCCCCGGGCACGGCACCGTGAACATGGTCGCCCGCGCGCGCCGGCTCGGCGGCAGCTGCGCGCTGGAATCCGCTCCGGACCATGGCGCCCGCCTGACCTGGTCCGTCCCGTTCGAGAGCACCAAAGCCACGTGA
- a CDS encoding phosphoketolase family protein: MSLGTDTPTDPQLSSADLAERVRQLDDADLARVDAWWRANNYLTVGQIYLQANPLLREPLRADHIKPRLLGHWGTSPGLSFLYAHLSRLIRITGQEAIYLAGPGHGGPALVAAGWLEGTYSEIYPRVGQDETGLHRLFRQFSAPGGIPSHVSVTTPGSIHEGGELGYVLVHAFGAVMDNPDLLALAVVGDGEAETGPLEGAWKGISFLNPARDGAVLPVLHLNGAKISGPTVLARKDPAEVRDLFSGHGYDVIEVEGSDLPGMHYGFAEALATAWASIRRIQESARNGSWDGSRPRWPMIVLRTPKGWTGPEVVDGTQVAGTYRAHQVPLSGVKDNPDHLAQLERWMRSYRPDELFDADGVPNADVQAANPRGDLRMSASPHANGGRLTRDLDLPDFRQYAIDVTSPAGSRAESTRKLGELMRDIYSRNPDRFRLFSPDETNSNRLGAVFEVSDRAWGEGVLPSDVSLSRDGRVMEVLSEHNCHGWLEGYTLTGRHGLFATYEAFAMVSASQTIQHSKWLEEANHLSWRAEVPSLNVLLTSTAWRNDHNGFSHQGPGLIQTVLTQRGDVSRIYLPPDANCLLSVADHCFRSRSYVNLIVIDKQPQLQYLTIDEAIEHCTRGASIWQWAGNDDGTSDPDIVLACAGDVVTMETVAAAQILTERLPHFRTRVVNVVDLMTLPRHKDHPHGMEATLFRELFTDHVDVVFTFHGFPGAIHQVVHGRPDADRFHVRGFIEEGTTTTPFDMTVKNKASRYHLVIDALNNARRTPPGASELRAWCEAQLDKHTEYVVEHLEDMPEVRDWVLPARA, encoded by the coding sequence GTGAGTCTCGGCACCGATACGCCCACCGACCCGCAGCTCAGTTCCGCCGACCTCGCAGAGCGCGTACGACAGCTGGACGACGCCGACCTCGCGCGCGTCGACGCCTGGTGGCGGGCGAACAACTACCTGACCGTCGGGCAGATCTACCTTCAGGCCAACCCGCTCCTCCGGGAGCCGCTGCGCGCCGACCACATCAAGCCGCGCCTGCTCGGCCACTGGGGCACCAGCCCGGGCCTGTCGTTCCTCTACGCGCACCTGTCCCGCCTGATCCGGATCACCGGTCAGGAGGCGATCTACCTCGCCGGTCCGGGGCACGGCGGCCCGGCGCTGGTGGCGGCCGGCTGGCTGGAGGGGACCTACAGCGAGATCTACCCGCGCGTCGGCCAGGACGAGACCGGCCTGCACCGGCTGTTCCGTCAGTTCTCGGCGCCGGGTGGGATCCCCAGCCACGTCTCGGTCACGACTCCTGGATCGATCCACGAGGGCGGCGAGCTGGGTTACGTCCTGGTGCACGCGTTCGGGGCCGTGATGGACAACCCCGACCTGCTCGCGCTCGCGGTGGTCGGCGACGGCGAGGCCGAGACCGGGCCGCTGGAGGGCGCCTGGAAGGGCATCTCGTTCCTCAACCCCGCGCGGGACGGCGCGGTGCTGCCGGTGCTGCACCTCAACGGCGCGAAGATCTCCGGCCCGACGGTGCTGGCCCGCAAGGACCCGGCCGAGGTGCGCGACCTCTTCTCCGGCCACGGTTATGACGTGATCGAGGTCGAGGGCTCCGACCTGCCCGGCATGCACTACGGCTTCGCCGAGGCGCTGGCGACCGCGTGGGCGTCGATCCGGCGGATCCAGGAGTCGGCCCGCAACGGCAGCTGGGACGGCTCGCGTCCGCGGTGGCCGATGATCGTCTTGCGGACGCCGAAGGGCTGGACGGGTCCGGAGGTGGTGGACGGCACCCAGGTGGCAGGCACCTACCGGGCGCACCAGGTGCCGCTGAGCGGCGTCAAGGACAACCCGGACCACCTGGCCCAGCTCGAACGCTGGATGCGCTCCTACCGGCCGGACGAGCTGTTCGACGCCGACGGTGTGCCGAACGCGGACGTCCAGGCCGCGAACCCGCGCGGTGACCTGCGGATGTCGGCGAGCCCGCACGCGAACGGCGGCCGGCTCACCCGCGATCTCGACCTGCCCGACTTCCGCCAATACGCGATCGACGTCACGTCGCCCGCAGGCAGCCGCGCCGAGTCGACCCGGAAGCTCGGCGAGCTGATGCGGGACATCTACTCGCGGAACCCCGACCGGTTCCGGCTGTTCTCGCCGGACGAGACGAACAGCAACCGCCTGGGTGCGGTGTTCGAGGTGTCCGACCGGGCCTGGGGCGAAGGCGTGCTGCCGAGCGACGTGAGCCTGAGCCGCGACGGCCGGGTGATGGAGGTGCTGTCCGAGCACAACTGCCACGGCTGGCTCGAGGGCTACACGCTCACCGGCCGGCACGGGTTGTTCGCGACCTACGAGGCGTTCGCGATGGTCAGCGCCTCGCAGACGATCCAGCACAGCAAGTGGCTGGAGGAGGCCAACCACCTGTCGTGGCGGGCGGAGGTGCCGAGCCTGAACGTCCTGCTGACGTCGACGGCCTGGCGGAACGACCACAACGGGTTCTCCCACCAGGGGCCCGGGCTGATCCAGACCGTGCTCACACAGCGCGGCGACGTCTCCCGGATCTACCTGCCGCCGGACGCGAACTGCCTGCTGTCGGTCGCCGACCACTGCTTCCGCTCGCGGTCGTACGTCAACCTGATCGTCATCGACAAGCAGCCGCAGCTGCAGTACCTGACGATCGACGAGGCGATCGAGCACTGCACGCGGGGGGCGAGCATCTGGCAGTGGGCAGGCAACGACGACGGCACCAGCGACCCGGACATCGTGCTGGCGTGCGCCGGTGACGTGGTCACGATGGAGACCGTCGCCGCGGCGCAGATCCTCACCGAGCGGCTGCCGCACTTCCGCACCCGCGTGGTGAACGTGGTCGACCTGATGACGCTGCCCCGCCACAAGGACCACCCGCACGGCATGGAAGCGACGCTGTTCCGCGAGCTGTTCACCGACCACGTCGACGTCGTCTTCACGTTCCACGGGTTCCCGGGGGCGATCCACCAGGTCGTCCACGGCCGCCCGGACGCCGACCGGTTCCACGTCCGCGGGTTCATCGAGGAGGGGACCACGACGACGCCGTTCGACATGACCGTGAAGAACAAGGCGTCGCGCTACCACCTGGTGATCGACGCGCTGAACAACGCGCGTCGGACGCCGCCGGGCGCGTCCGAGCTCAGGGCGTGGTGCGAGGCGCAGCTGGACAAGCACACCGAGTACGTGGTGGAGCACCTGGAGGACATGCCGGAGGTGCGGGACTGGGTGCTGCCCGCTAGGGCATGA